The genomic DNA CCTATACATATAGAAGCGTCTGCGTATTTGACATATAGTGCGTCTTTGTCAGCTGTAGAATGCACGACAATGGCTTCTTTGCCCATTTCTTGGATAGTTCTAAGAGCCCTTAAAGCAATCTCGCCACGGTTTGCGATGAGAATTCTTTTTATCTCTTTCATATCTTTTCAACCTCGTATAATGCCATTCCAAACTCAACTGGCTGTCCGTCTGCAACCAAAGATTTTACTATGCGGCAGTCAAACTCAGCTTCTATCTCATTCATGATTTTCATAGCTTCGATGATACCGATACAATCGCCTTTTCTTACAGTTTGACCTGGTTTTACAAACGCTGCCGCACCCGGGCTTGGAGCTACATAAAATGTTCCTACCATAGGTGAGTTCATAGTCTCATTTGCAGTTGATGCAACTGGAGCTGAGCTTTTATCGTTTACGACTACATTTATTGGAGCTGGGGCTGGAACTGGAGGGCAAACTACTGGAGTAGCAGCCACTTCTGGCTCGTATTTTTCAAGTTCGATTTCGAAATCTTTATCTTTTATCTTAATTCTGTTGATATTTGTTTCATCAAAGAAGGTCATAAGCTCTTTAACTTCATCTCTTGTCATGGAATTCTCCTAGAAATTTATTCTTAAAATTAACATTGTATCAAATTTAAGTAAAGATTTAGTTTAAATTTAAAAATTATGAATTGTAAATGATATTTTAAAATCTCAAATCACGATTTTATGGTTAATTCTGCAATGCTTTTTTCTTAAGTAAATTTATGATAAAAAACATACTAAGGCTCAAAACAACAAGAATTAAGCTTAAAAATAGTGCTTTTTGGTTCTCGCCGTCATACACTGCATTAAAAATAGCTAGAGATATTGTATCTGTTTTGCCGATGATATTCCCGCCAAGCATAAGCGTGATACCGACCTCTCCAAGCCCTCTAGCAAGGGCTAAAATCAGAGATGAGGCGATTGTTCTTATGATATTTGGAAAAATAATAAAAATCGCGATTTCAAATTTGCTTTTTCCAAGACTCTGACCGGCTTCTATCAAAGTCTTTGGGAACGCTTCTAAGGCACTTTGTATGGGCTTGACAAATAGCGGAAGTCCGGCTAAAAAAGAGGCTAAAACAAGAGCTTTAAAGCTAAAAACTATCTCCAAACCAAAAAGCTCGCCTAAAAAACTGTTTCTACCAAGCAAATAAAGTAGCAAAAACCCAGTTGCAATAGGCGGAAAAATCAAAGGAAAAACGACTATGGTTTCAAGTACCACTTTGCATTTTCCTTTGTAAAATGCTAAAAAATAAGATAGCAAAATACCGACGCTAGCGAACAAAACCGCACACCACAAAAGCGTTTTGAAGCTAAGAAAAAGCGGGTTTAAAAACCGATCAAGATTATTTAAGTCCAAATTTAGCAAAAATAGCCTTTGAACGCTCACTTTTTAGCTCGTTTATAAAGACCTCACATGACGCATTTGCCTTGCAAGCTTCAAGCCTTGCTGCACTGATATACACAGGAGAGTATAAATCTTCATCAACATAAATGATAGAGCCAAACTCACCACTTCTAGCAATGGCTTCTGTGGAGTTGATAAATCCAGCTTCAACCTCGCCATTTAGGACATAAGCGACTGCTTGAGGCACTGTGGAAACTTCTAAAATTTTGCCTTGCAAAACGCCTTTTAAATTTGACTTTTCTAAAAACTCAGTCGCCCTAATACCATAAATCGCTTTTTTAGGGTCAGGAATTGCGATTTTGCTAAGTTTTTCTAGCTCTTTTACATCTTTTATAACGATATTTTTTGGAGTGACTAAGACCAAAGCCCCCTTGCCTATCCTTTCATAACCACTCAAATTTAATCCACTTTTGTCCAAAAACGCTTCATCTCCGACGATGATAGACATTTTCCCTTCTTTTGCTTGGATAGTGATTTGTTTGATATTTGCAAACGCACCATCTACATTTACGCCATCTTTTTGCAAATTTGATATAACTTGCATGAGCGGTTTTTTGTACCCAGCGCCAGCTCCCACAAGCAGACTTTCACCAAAAACAAAACTACAAAGCAAAGCTGAAAATAAAATCTTTTTCATAGATAACTCCTTGAATTTAAGTCGTTTGATTATATAAAATATAATCTTACATACATATAAATAACTATATTTTAAACCACTTTGATTTATGTTAAAAAAACACTATGAAAGATTATGTTATAATCCCACAAATTTAAAAGGAAAATTATGGGACTAAAAAGCGATAAATGGATACGCGAACAAAGCATAAATCACAAGATGATAGAGCCGTTTTGTGAAGAAAATGTCGGTCGTGGCGTCGTGAGTTATGGGCTTTCAAGCTATGGATATGATATAAGGGTCGGACGTGAGTTTAAGATATTTACAAACATCGGCGGAACTGTCGTCGATCCTAAGAACTTTGATGAGAAAAATGTGGTTGATTTCGTAGGCGATATCTGCATCGTGCCGCCAAATTCATTCGCTCTAGCTAGGACTGTTGAATACTTCAAAATGCCACGCGACACACTTGCTATCTGTCTTGGCAAAAGCACCTACGCAAGATGTGGAATAATCGTAAATGTCACACCTTTTGAGCCTGGATTTGAAGGACACATCACGATAGAAATCTCAAACACAACTCCACTTCCAGCTAAAATTTACGCAAATGAAGGGATCGCTCAGGTGCTGTTTTTACAAGGTGATGAGCCATGCGAAGTAAGCTACGCTGACAAAAAAGGCAAGTACCAAAGTCAAGAAGGTATTACATTGCCAAGAATTCTAAAATAAAATTTAAAGCGAGATAAAATGACTAATACTTATAGCAGACAAAGCATCGATGAAGACGATATAAAGGTAGTTTGCGACGCACTAAGAGGCGATATTTTAACAGGCGGAAGTAAGGTTAGTGAGTTTGAAAAAGCGCTTTGTGATTACACTGGAGCTAAATTTGCAGTGGTGATGAACTCTGCGACTGCAGCCCTGCACGCTGGATATTTGGCTCTTGGAGTACAAAGTGGCGATGAGATTATCACTACACCTATCACATTTGCTGCCACTGCAAATACGGCTTTGATGTGTGGGGCAAATGTCAAATTTGCTGATGTGCTTGGCAATGGAAATATCGATCCAAAAAGCGTAGAAAAGCTAATAAGCCCTAAAACAAAAGTCATAACTCCTGTTGATCTTGGCGGATTTCCAGTCGATATGGACGCTTTAAATTTACTCGCAAAAAGCCGTGGCATAAAGATACTTGATGACGCCAGTCACGCTCTTGGAAGCAGCATAAATGGCAAAAAGGTAGGCTCGCTAGCTGACGCCACCGTCTTTAGCTTTCATCCTATCAAGCCAGTTACCACGCTTGAAGGTGGAGCGCTCCTAACAGACGATGAAGAAATCGCCACAAAAGCAAGACTGATCCGCTCTCATGGAATAATCAAAAAAGAGGCTTGGAACTCAGATATGATAAGCCTAGGCTACAACTACCGCTTGAGCGACGTGGCATGTGCTTTAGGCACTTCTCAGATGAAAAAGCTTGATAAATTTATAGCCAAACGTGATGAAATAGCCAAATTTTATGACGCTAAATTTGAAAAAAGCCCATACCTTAGCACTATCAAAATCCCAGCAAATGTCAAAAGCTCTCACCATCTCTATCCTGTGCTTTTATTTAGAGAGTTTTGGTGTGCCAAACAAGATATTTACGAAGAGCTTCACGCCCAAAATATCGGCGTTCAAGTACATTATAAACCAACTTATCAGTTTAGTTTTTACAAGAATTTATACGGTGAGATGAGTTTACCAAATGTTGAAGATTTTTATAGGGCTGAGCTGAGTTTGCCTTGTCATCAGCTAATGAGCTTAGAAGATGCAAACTTTGTAGTAGAAAAGCTAAATGAAATTCTAGCTAAATTTAAAGGATGTAAGGTAATTTAAATTACCTTACTGGCGTATAGTCTATTTTAGAGTCTATATCAGTGGCTTCGAGTTTGAAAATTACTGGACGAAGACCGTCGTTGCAGCTACATATCGCAACGCCTGGTTTTCTTATCCAATCTCCATAATAAAACACCTCATTCCCACATCCATGAGCTAGAGCAAAAACATACTGATATACAGCTTTCCATGCTTCATCACAAAAGCCATCTGGCTTAGCATAATCAGCCAAAAACTCTTGCCCTACCTTTAGCATAGGACAGGCTCCAAGCCCTATTGCGCCGTACTCTTTAGCTAATTCTTCATCAAAAGTAGTCTTTAAGACTGTGATTTTTACCTTTTTCATTTTACAAAACCTTAGCTATAAGCTCGATTGGATTAAGACATCTCATGTCGGAAGCTTTAAGATGAAGAGCGTTGTTTAGCTGCATTTTACACGCACTACACTCAGCGCTCACAGAGCTAGCCTCAGTGGCGATGATAGAGCTAGCTCTACTCACTCCAGCAGCGCGGCTTAGGTGATACTTCTCGCTTTGCATTGTCACACCACCAAATCCACAGCAACTAACATTGTCGCTCATCTCTTTGATATTGTAAATTTTACTTAGCAAAGCTCTTGGTTCTTTCCATACGCCTTGCATTTTTTTAGCATGGCAAGGGTCGTGATAAGTGATTGTTTGCTTGTCTAAATTTGCTCCGATTCGAGCCAAAATCTCACCTAAATTTGTCTCTTTCTCAAAATACTGGGTCGCTAGAAAAATCCTTTTTGCCACGTTTTTAGCTCGTTCTTGCCACTGCTTATCATTGGCAAAAAAATGCTCGTAATCGACTTTTAGCATACCTGAGCAAGTCGCTTCTGGCACGATTATAGCATCAACGCTTGTTAGCATCTCTTCAAAATAAGCTATATTTTTTTTAGCCAAAACCTCAACAGTAGCAAAATCTCCAGTGAAATACGCCGGAGCGGCGCAGCAGCTTTGCTCTTTCATCAGATGTGCGTTTAATTTTACAGCCTTGCAGATTTTCAGTAGCCCCTCACCAATGCTTGTATATGCGTAGTTTCCCATACAGCCTATGAAAATCCCGACAGTTTTACTTCCGCCATTGTCGATAAACTCAGGGTGCGAGTTCATAAAGCTTTTTTTACTCGCAGTTGGCAAAAGACGCTCTTTTTTCATCATCGGAATACTAAATCGTGGCTTCATTTCGCCGTTTGCCACCTTAAATCCACAGCTTTGAAACACATATCCCATGCTTGCAGCCATATCCATGATTTTGCGGTGTCTTAGCAGCCAGAAAAACGCTCTTTTAAACCAAGCTATGCCAAATTTATCAGCTATATCTCGCCTTACATTTTCTATCATCGTATCAGTTGCTAGTGAATTTGGGCACTCGCTTACGCAGTTAGTACACAAAAAACAGCTCTCAAAAATATCTTTTGCATTTTTATCTAGCTCAAGTTCGCCACGATTATAAGCCCCAAGCAGATCCAAAAATCCACGCGGACTTCTCACCTCATCGCCACTTATTTTAAAAATAGTGCAGTTTGGCTTACACTTACCGCACTTTACACACATATCTGAAATGGTATTAAAATTATATTTTTGCATTTAACTTCTTTGCTTATTACAACTCGCCTTAACAGCTTCAAAAAAAGCGTTTCTAACGCCACATTCTTCTAGCTTGGCAACGCCCTCTATCGTCGTGCCTGCTGGACTACAAACTGCTTCTTTTATGAGCGCTGGATGTGATGCTTCTAAAAGCTTGGCAAATCCATCAAAAAGCCCACTTACAAGCTTGCTTGCATCATCTTTTTTGACGCCTTCACGCACGACAGCATTGGCTAGAGCCTCAGCCACGACAGCTAGATACGCAGGCGCACACCCTGCCACCACGCTAGCAGCGTCAAGCTCGTTTTTGGTTTCAAATTTAACACATTTGCCAAAACCATTTAGAATCTCTTCTATGATTTTTGTATCGCCCTGGCTCATAAAAGGAGTTATACTTGAGTTAAACTCTGCAGCGATATTTGGTAGGCAAATAGCGATATTTTTGGCTTTTAAATTTGTCTTTACATCTTCTAGGCTAGTTCTTGCTAGAACGCTTACGCATGAGTTTGCCTCTCCTTCAAGCAAACTACAAACGCTTTTTAAAGCGTAAGGCTTCACAGCTAAAATCAGATTTTTGCCAGTTATATCAAATTTGCTTCCATATTCGCAAGTCTCAAAATCATTGCTTAAAAGCTCTAATTTATCCTTGTTTCTACCCACGATAACGACTTCAAATTTAGCATTTTTAAGCCCATAAGCCATTGCAGTAGCCATAACTCCGCTACCTAAAATATGTATTTTCATTTTACAACCTGTTTTAAGATAGAAATATCTGATTTATCTGGTATTTGGGTATCATTTTGGACGAAACTTTCTATTAGCTCTAATGAGTATTTGTTGTGATTAAACACAACTATGCTGATCTCATCTCCGTGATTTAAAAAATAACTCTCGTAAGCCTTTTCGTATCTAGTAGCTCCTACTGAAATAATTGCTTCTTTTATGTAGCCACTTTGCTTGGTGATAGATGAAAGATTTTCTAGCACGGTGTAGTCTTTTTGGGTGTTAAAAGTGACTTTCATCCACTCTATAAGCGTGGAATAAAAGTAGTTATACTCGCTAAGTTTAGCACACTCTCCATACCTAAAAAAGCCATTTTGGTTTTTTAAAAACGACACTATAGAAAAGTTTTGACAGATTCCGTTACTGTCAAATTTATCTATCAAAATTTCATTTCCAAAGCCTTTTGAAGCGTTCGAAAAGTTCTTTTTTTGAGATACTTTTATAGCTGTCGTATCTCGCCTAATAGAAGCGTCATTAAACGCCATAAACGATTTTACTTTGATATCTTTTACCTTGCCATCTTCATCGTACTCAAGCTCACATCTTAAAGCCACTTCTGGCTCGGCTTGGACTAGCGTTTTTTCTGGCATTATCAAATAATTATTGTCAAAACAGTCATTTGACAAAAAATTATGTGCGTTTGGTACGTAAAATGGAAATATTCCCTTAGGAGCATTGTCACAAGTAGTTTTGACAAGTGCAAATGTACTAGCCTCGCCTGCTTGCTCTAAGTGAAAAGCGAAATTCCCAACAACTCCAAAACCCAAAAAATCTCTCATAATTAGTCCTTAAACAGTCTTAGAAAAGCTATTTTTAACACCTTTAAATTTAACCATATATTCATCAAAACACATTGCGATATTGCGGATAAGCAGCGTTCCAGTCTCATTTACGCTGATTTTTTCATCAGTGATATTTACAAACTCACTAAGCTCTTTTAACTCTTCTAAGCTATCTTTGAAGTGAGTGAAGAAATTTATACCAAATTTAGCTTCGATTTTTTTGATATCAAGAGCGAAATTTGCCATCAAATCCATAATCACAGCTTTTCTTAGCCTATCTTCATCGTTTAGCAAAATTCCTTTGAAATTTGGTAGTTTTCCAGCGTCTATTGCCTTTTCGAATCCCTCCATATCTTTGAAGTTTTGTGCGTAATAGTCCTCGCCCTCACCTATACTAGTAAGTCCTATTCCTATAAGATCAGCACCACCTTTTGTAGTATATCCTTGGAAGTTTCTGTGCAAAGTGCCGTTTTCAAGGGCTTTAAATAGCTCATCGCCAGGCTTAGCATAGTGATCCATACCTATCATTTTGTAGCCATTACTTGTTAAAAATTCCATTGTGTATTTTAGGATTTCTAGCTTGACTTTTGGGTTTGGCAAGGTGCTTTCATCAAATTTACGCATTGATTTTTTGATCCAAGGCACGTGAGCGTAATTAAACACCGCAAACCTATCTGGATTTATCGCCACTCCAAGCTCTAAAGTCTTTTTGAAACTCTCCAAGCTTTGAAATGGCAATCCATAAATAAGATCTGTATTTACGCTGATTATTCCTTTGGCTCTTGCCATATCTACGGCATTTTTAGTCATATCAAAAGGCTGGATTCTGTGGATCTCTTTTTGGACTTTTTCGTCAAAATCTTGCACGCCAAAGCTAACACGGTTAAATCCGTGACTTACTAAAACATCAAGTTGCTCTTCATTTAAAAATCTAGGATCAATCTCACAGCTGATCTCTGCGTCATTTGTGAAGTTTTTGAAGTGTTTTTTTATAGAAGTTATCAAGCGATCAAGTTGTTCCGCACTATAAAATGTCGGAGTTCCACCACCAAAGTGCATCTGAGTGACTGGACGAGAATTATCCAAAATCCCACTCATTAGCTCAAGCTCACGCTCCACATAATCCAAATAGCGATCCATTTTATCACTTTTGCTTGTATAAATGACATTACAGCCACAAAAATAACAAGCTGAGCGGCAAAATGGTAAGTGAAAATATAACGATAAAGGCTTTTTAGGGTCGCCATTTTTTAGTCTTTTTATATATTCATCATAGTTAAAATCATCGCTAAACTCAAGCGCTGTGGGGTAGCTTGTATATCTTGGTCCTGGTTTAGAATACTTTACAAAAGCTTCAAAATCTATCATTCTATTTCCTTATTTTGCATCAAATTTGACATATCAACGAACAAATTTGGATGTTCTTTTTTGATTTTTTTAATAACCAAATCTAAATTTGGCTCTTTTTTGATTTTTTTACTCTTTATCTCATCTATCGCCACACTCCAAACATCGCCAAAATCGACTGGAATGTGTTGCCAGATGGACTTTTCAAGCTTCAGCTCAAAGCTCTCTTTTTGTGCGTTTTTGAGTGCATTTATGATAGCTTCAAGTAAAGTTGCTGGCACTATTGCACACGCCTTGCCGTCATTGAAGCCAAACCAAGGCTGAATCTCGTCCATTTTACCTTTTGTTATGGTAAATTTCATCTCATTTTCATCTATTTTTTGCATGTCAAACATAGTTCTTTTTCGCTTTGTTATCCCCAAAGACTCACTCAAAGAATCTAGTTTTTGCATTTCATTCATAGCGTTTCCTGTCACACCAGACCATTACGGCTTTTTGGGCGTGAAGTCTGTTTTCTGCTTCGCTAAAAATCTCATCGCTATGAGCTTCAAATACGCTTTCACTCACCTCATAGCCACGATACGCTGGCAAACAGTGTAAAAATTTAGCTCCACTATTAGCTAAGCTCATCATCTCATCATCTACGCAATATCCCGCAAAATCCTTAACGCGTTTTTCTTTTTCATCTTCTTGGCCCATTGACACCCAAGTATCAGTTGTGACGACATCGGCGTCTTTTATAGCCTCTTTTGGATCATTTGAGATGATGATTTTAGCTCCACTTATTTTTGCATTTTCTAAAGCGATATCAAGCACCCAGTTTGGCACTGCGTAAGCCTTTGGAGTGGCGACTCTAAGCTCAAATCCAAGCTTGCTTGCAGCCATTAGCCATGAGTTTGTCATGTTATTGCCATCGCCTACGTAAGCTACTTTCATGGTCTCTAAATTTAATCCAAGCTCGCTTAAAGTCAGCAAATCAGCCATTAGCTGAACTGGATGAAAATCATCGCTAAGCCCGTTTATGACTGGAACTCCGCTAAATTTAGCTAGCTCTTCAAGGTCGCTTTGTTTATAAACTCTAGCCATAATCATATCTACCATTCTGCCAAGCACTCTAGCAGTGTCTTTGACTGGCTCCCCACGTCCAAGCTGGATATCACGACTGCTTAAAAACAGCCCCTTGCCGCCAAGCTGATGAATACCAACTTCAAAGCTAACTCTGGTTCTAGTTGAACTTTTTTCAAATATCATAGCCAAAGTTTGTTCGTTTAAATACGGAGTGTAGATCTTTTGCTTAGTCTCTTTTTTGATATCTTTTGCTAAATTTATTATATCTAAAATCTCATCTTTGCTAAAATCTTTAAGTGTCAAAAAATGTCTCATGTATCTGCCTATTTATTTAAAATTTTTGCTACTTCTTTTGCGTGGTAGCTGATAATTAAGTCTGCTCCAGCACGCTTAAAGCCGACCATTGTCTCCATCATCACTCTTTCATAATCAATCACTCCAGCTTTTGCTCCAGCTTTTAAAAGTGCGTATTCGCCACTCACATTATAAGCACAAACTGGAAGAAGTGTTCTATCTTTTAGATCGCGAATTATATCAAGATACGCAAGTGCAGGCTTGACCATCAAAATATCAGCGCCTTGCGCCTCATCTTCCAAGCTCTCACCGATTGCTTCAAGGCGGTTTGCTGGATCCATTTGATAGCTTCTTCTATCGCCAAAGCTAGGAGCTGATTCAGCCACGTCACGGAATGGTCCATAGTAGGCTGAGGCAAATTTAGTCGAATACGCCATAATAGGCAGATTTTCAAATCCATTGTCATCAAGCGTCTCTCTTAAAGTCTTAATAATACCATCCATCATTCCACTTGGCGCTATCATATCTGCACCATTTCTAGCATGGACTAAGGCTTGTTTGGCTGAGATTTCAAGTGTAGCGTCATTATCAACTGTTTCATGGACGTGGTCAAGTATGCCACAATGCCCGTGATCTGTGTATTCGCAAAAGCAAAGGTCAGTGATGACGACTAATTTTGGGAATTTTTCTTTTATAGCTCTTAGGCTTCTTGCTATTATACCCTCATCGCTCAAAGCGTCGCTTCCTACGCTGTCTTTAAGCCCTGGAATGCCAAAAAGCAAAATTGATTTGATACCTAAATTTACGACCTCTTCGCACTCTTTTAGAAGTTCATCAAGGCTGAGTTGAAACACGCCAGGCATAGAGCCTATCTCTTTTCTCACGCCATTTCCCTCAACCACAAAAAGTGGATAGATAAAGTCTTCAACACTAAGTTTATTCTCTCTTACCATGTCGCGAACGGCTGGATTTATTCTAAGTCTTCTATATCTTTTAAACATATTTAGCTCCTAAATTTTGGCTATTATATCTAAATTAATGTTAATTAAAAATTATCTATTTTTCATAAATTTAAATACTTTTGATAAACTTTGTCAAAAAAATAAAAGAAGAATATATGCAAATACAAAGTTCAAATATCGCAAATTTGCCAAGTCGTTTTGGTAAATTTAAGATAAAATCATACAAAGAGGGCTGCAAAGAGCATTTGGCGATATTTTCACCAAATTTGGACGTGGATAACGCTGTAAATGTGAGAATCCACTCAGAGTGTCTCACTGGAGATGCCATCGGTAGCCTTAAATGCGACTGCCGCGACCAGCTTGAAGCAAGCCTAAAATACATAAATGAGCATGGCGGAATGGTGATTTATCTTCGTCAAGAGGGGCGAAATATCGGGCTTTTAAACAAAGTAAATGCTTACGCACTTCAAGACAAGGGCTTTGATACGATTGAAGCAAATCATCAGCTTGGATTTAAGGCTGATGAGAGGACTTACGAAATAGTCGATTTCATACTCAAAGATTTTGGGATAAAATCCATAAATTTACTCACAAATAATCCACTCAAACTAGCAGGTCTTACTTGCGTGAAGATAGAAAAAAGGATTCCTATCGAGATCGAGCCAAATGAGTTTAACAAAGAGTATTTGAAAGTAAAAAAAGAGCAAATGGGGCATATGTTAGATGAATTTACCAACTAATTTTTGGGACAAAGTGGGCGAGTTTGAGGTTATTTTAAAGCAGTTTAACAAGGTTCATAACCTAACAAACTATAACGATATAAAACCAGTCGTGCTTGATAGCATAGCTCCGCTTGAGTTTTTGGGATTTAGCCCAAAGAGCGTAATCGATGTGGGTAGTGGGGCTGGATTTCCTGCTGTATTTTTGGCGTTTATCTTGCGTGATAGCGAGTTTCATCTCTATGAGCCAATAGCCAAAAAATCAAGCTTTTTAACCTATATCAAGCTAAATTTGGACTTACCAAATTTAACCGTGCATTCAAAAAAACTAGAAGATAGCTCAAAATTTATAACTGATCTAATCACGTCAAGAGCTTTGATGAGAACTGCGTTTTTGCTTCAAATTTGCAAAGGCTTTTATGATGAAAATAGCACGTTTTTACTCTACAAAGGCAGTGAAGCTGGAGCAGAAATAGCAAATTTAGAGTGTAAAAAAGATATAATACAAGCTAAAAATCATAGAAATTACGTGATATTAAAGGATGTCAAATGCTAGGAAAAATAATAATTTTTGCTCTAATTGTGGCGATAATTTACTTTTTTATTGTGCCTAAATTTAGAAAAAAAGATGATAAAAAAGATAGTCAAAACTTCGTCGAATGCGAAAAATGCGGCACTTTTGTTAGCCTTGATGAAGCAGTTTTGAGTAGTGGTAAATACATCTGCAAGGAGTGTCTGAAATGACAGTTATCGGTAGTGAGTTTGTGCCGTTTAGAAATGCTAAAATCACTAAATTTAGCTTGCAAGCTATGCAAAACCAAAGCGAATTTGTGCTGGTTAATTCCAAAAAAGAAGCAGTTTTGGCAAATGCAAACGAGATTAAATTTATAGTTTGTAACAACTTAAATTTAGCCAGACAGATCCAAAGCCTAGCCAACGACTACATATTTGACTCAAAAATCGCCCTAATAATCGCAAATGATGACGAGCTAGAAGATGCCATAGAAGCAAGAATCGACGCAGTCATCTACCAAAAAGCCGTGATCGGAGCCTAAAATGGAGATCTTTAAAACCGCATTTTTGATGGTTGCATTAATGCTTTTATTTATCACAGTTGGATTTTATATCGGTGGAAGCGGTGGTATATTAATCGCCTTTTGTGTCGCACTTGCTATGAACTTTTTTAGCTATTTTTTTAGCGATAAATTAGTACTCAAGCACTACAACGCTCAGCCCGTCCTAGAAAGCTCAGAGCTTTACAATATAGTAAGAAGCCTTGTTGCAAAAGCAAATTTGCCAATGCCAAAACTCTACATAATCGCTGATGAGACACCAAATGCATTTGCCACTGGAAGAAATCCCGCAAACGCAGCAGTAGCCGTGACTAGTGGGCTTTTAAATTTGATGAGCGAAAATGAGATAAAAGCAGTCATCGCTCACGAGCTAGGACATGTAAATCACTACGAT from Campylobacter iguaniorum includes the following:
- the hemN gene encoding oxygen-independent coproporphyrinogen III oxidase: MIDFEAFVKYSKPGPRYTSYPTALEFSDDFNYDEYIKRLKNGDPKKPLSLYFHLPFCRSACYFCGCNVIYTSKSDKMDRYLDYVERELELMSGILDNSRPVTQMHFGGGTPTFYSAEQLDRLITSIKKHFKNFTNDAEISCEIDPRFLNEEQLDVLVSHGFNRVSFGVQDFDEKVQKEIHRIQPFDMTKNAVDMARAKGIISVNTDLIYGLPFQSLESFKKTLELGVAINPDRFAVFNYAHVPWIKKSMRKFDESTLPNPKVKLEILKYTMEFLTSNGYKMIGMDHYAKPGDELFKALENGTLHRNFQGYTTKGGADLIGIGLTSIGEGEDYYAQNFKDMEGFEKAIDAGKLPNFKGILLNDEDRLRKAVIMDLMANFALDIKKIEAKFGINFFTHFKDSLEELKELSEFVNITDEKISVNETGTLLIRNIAMCFDEYMVKFKGVKNSFSKTV
- a CDS encoding DUF2603 domain-containing protein, whose translation is MNEMQKLDSLSESLGITKRKRTMFDMQKIDENEMKFTITKGKMDEIQPWFGFNDGKACAIVPATLLEAIINALKNAQKESFELKLEKSIWQHIPVDFGDVWSVAIDEIKSKKIKKEPNLDLVIKKIKKEHPNLFVDMSNLMQNKEIE
- the argF gene encoding ornithine carbamoyltransferase yields the protein MRHFLTLKDFSKDEILDIINLAKDIKKETKQKIYTPYLNEQTLAMIFEKSSTRTRVSFEVGIHQLGGKGLFLSSRDIQLGRGEPVKDTARVLGRMVDMIMARVYKQSDLEELAKFSGVPVINGLSDDFHPVQLMADLLTLSELGLNLETMKVAYVGDGNNMTNSWLMAASKLGFELRVATPKAYAVPNWVLDIALENAKISGAKIIISNDPKEAIKDADVVTTDTWVSMGQEDEKEKRVKDFAGYCVDDEMMSLANSGAKFLHCLPAYRGYEVSESVFEAHSDEIFSEAENRLHAQKAVMVWCDRKRYE
- the hemB gene encoding porphobilinogen synthase, with translation MFKRYRRLRINPAVRDMVRENKLSVEDFIYPLFVVEGNGVRKEIGSMPGVFQLSLDELLKECEEVVNLGIKSILLFGIPGLKDSVGSDALSDEGIIARSLRAIKEKFPKLVVITDLCFCEYTDHGHCGILDHVHETVDNDATLEISAKQALVHARNGADMIAPSGMMDGIIKTLRETLDDNGFENLPIMAYSTKFASAYYGPFRDVAESAPSFGDRRSYQMDPANRLEAIGESLEDEAQGADILMVKPALAYLDIIRDLKDRTLLPVCAYNVSGEYALLKAGAKAGVIDYERVMMETMVGFKRAGADLIISYHAKEVAKILNK
- the ribA gene encoding GTP cyclohydrolase II is translated as MQIQSSNIANLPSRFGKFKIKSYKEGCKEHLAIFSPNLDVDNAVNVRIHSECLTGDAIGSLKCDCRDQLEASLKYINEHGGMVIYLRQEGRNIGLLNKVNAYALQDKGFDTIEANHQLGFKADERTYEIVDFILKDFGIKSINLLTNNPLKLAGLTCVKIEKRIPIEIEPNEFNKEYLKVKKEQMGHMLDEFTN
- the rsmG gene encoding 16S rRNA (guanine(527)-N(7))-methyltransferase RsmG, producing MNLPTNFWDKVGEFEVILKQFNKVHNLTNYNDIKPVVLDSIAPLEFLGFSPKSVIDVGSGAGFPAVFLAFILRDSEFHLYEPIAKKSSFLTYIKLNLDLPNLTVHSKKLEDSSKFITDLITSRALMRTAFLLQICKGFYDENSTFLLYKGSEAGAEIANLECKKDIIQAKNHRNYVILKDVKC
- a CDS encoding PP0621 family protein, giving the protein MLGKIIIFALIVAIIYFFIVPKFRKKDDKKDSQNFVECEKCGTFVSLDEAVLSSGKYICKECLK